One window from the genome of Rhizoctonia solani chromosome 15, complete sequence encodes:
- a CDS encoding Retrotransposable element Tf2 protein produces MKLRDYPTDPIKTLIDSGATSNFISPSLVEQLKIPKTLLENPRVVRMLDGTISQTGCIWHQVQLTVSANGHTHSIPFLVCPIGNTPAILGMTWLTAEAPLIDWQQGSITFPEQVQIASEEEADSNPLADLPEQYHEFAKVFGKEEFKVLPPHREYDIAIDLVPDAKLSPGPIYGMTDAESKALKQHIDEELATGKIRPSTSSAGAPVMFVKKADGSLRLVVDYRKLNDVTHKNVYPLPRQDNLMAKLRHAKIFTKLDLRWGYNNVRIKEGDEWKTAFRTKYGLFEYLVMPFGLTNAPAAFQHFMNDLFRDLIDITVVIYLDDILIFSENPKDHPTHVREVLSRLMKNQLFCKLSKCHFHVTTVDYLGIVISPSGFSMDQKKIDAVTSWPTPKTVKQFSSTPPAQPYQKGNPLVVGNLEEEAFQELKSLVTRSPVLIHSNPDLPYYLETDASGVAMGAILSQRGEDNRLHPVAYMSKSFSGAEANYDTHDKELLAIIKALEEWRIFLEATDKPIQVFTDHRNLEYWMQARTFNRRHARWRVFLSDFNFEIHYRPGKQSGKPDALSRRSDYVDTPQEPEVMLPAEVFANTSEEELEIVTEIRSKLKEDPSIEPIIQFLTEDADNAPPSIRKAYRDYNWEEDLLWYRGKLVVPDSEPLKERLLREFHDSPLAGHPGQQRTLKLISRNYWWPGMKSSAKEWVECCPVLIALKPLEVPPYPFHTISYDFITGFPKSQGHDAILVVIDSFSKFGHFIPTSKKVTSKGLADLFVKHVWKLHGLPIRTVSDRGTTFTGKFLRALYQRLGIKPSFSSAYHPESDGQTERVNQFIEFYLRSYVAADHSDWATWLPLAEYAYNNAKHASTGKTPFELVYGRNPVMNPSNVPANVPEADEVANTLAREWKEAESALRLSKEQMIRNQGTIPEYLVGEKVWLDGKNVELRTNSNKLDPKRLGPFEITEKVSSHAYRLKLPDTLKIHDVFYVGLLSKSHESPSQPFPEQPPPETIEGEEEYEVEQIIDSKRQQGKWFYLVKWKGYGPEDNSWEPEELLENSQEEIQRFNKSRLKKARDSAKSL; encoded by the exons ATGAAACTGCGTGACTACCCAACGGACcctatcaaaaccctcattgactctggcgccacctccaactTTATTTCTCCCTCATTAGTAGAACAACttaaaattccaaaaaccctactcgaaaatccacgagtagtgaggatgttagatggtacgatttcccagactggttgcatttggcaccaggtccaactCACggtttcggccaatggccacacacattccattcctttcctcgtttgccccattgggaacaccccggctatcttaggcatgacttggctaacggcagaagctcccctcattgactggcaacagggatcAATCACGTTCCCGGAACAGGTGcagattgcctctgaggaggaagcagactcAAACCCCCTAGCGGATCTTCCGGAAcaataccatgaatttgccaaggtctttggcaaagaagaattcaaggtacTTCCCCCAcatagggaatatgacattgccaTAGATCTTGTCCCGGATGCTAAACTATCTCCCGGCCCCATATACGGTATGACAGATGCGGAGTCTAAAGCGCTGAAGCagcatattgatgaggaactggccacgggcaaaatccgccctagtacctcctctgCCGGCGCTCCAGtgatgtttgtcaaaaaggccgATGGATCCCTTAGATtagttgttgactaccgaaAGCTAAATGACGTAACCCATAAAAACGTATACCCCTTACCAaggcaggacaacctcatggccaaactcaggcatgccaagatctttaccaagctagaccttcggtggggttataacaacgtCAGGATTAAGGAgggagatgagtggaagacggccttcagaaccaaatatggcctattCGAGTACTTAGTTATGCCATTTGGACTTACCAACGCTCCTGCCgcattccaacacttcatgaatgacctgtTCCGAGACCTCATTGACATTACAGTGGTTATTTATTTGGACGAcatcttgattttctcagagaaccccaaggaccacccaactcACGTCAGGGAGGTCTTATCACGCCTGATGAAGAATCAAttattctgtaaactctccaagtgccacttccatgtcaccacaGTGGATTATCTGGGTATCGTCATCTCCCCATCAGGTttttccatggatcaaaagaagattgatgcggtcacgtcatggcctaCCCCTAAGACAgttaaacag ttcagtagcacgccccctgcacaaccttaccaaaaaggaaaccccctggtcgtGGGAAAccttgaggaagaagcgttcCAAGAGCTGAAATCCCTTGTCACCCGGTCACCTGTCCTTATTCACTCCAACCCAGATCTGCCCTACTACCTGGAAACCGATGCATCAGGAGTGGCTATGGGGGCAATCCTTAGTCAAAGAGGAGAAGATAACCGCTTACACCCAGTAGCTTACATGTCTAAgtcattctcaggagcagaagccaaCTACGACACTCATGATAAAGAGCTCCTGGCAataatcaaggcattggaagaatggcggatatttctagaagcaacggacaaacccaTTCAGGTTTTCACGgatcatagaaacctggagtactggatgcaggcaagaacATTCAACCGGCGGCACGCCAGATGGcgcgtattcctgagcgactttaattttgaaatccattatcgcccaggaaaacagtcagggaaaccggACGCCCTGTCCAGACGGTCTGATTACGTGGACACCccccaggaaccagaagtaATGCTACcagcagaggtctttgcaaacacgtcagaagaggaactagaaattgtcacagaaattcGTTCCAAATTGAAAGAAGATCCCTCAATCGAGCcaatcatccaattcctaacGGAAGATGCGGATAATGCACCTCCGTCCATCCGAAAGGCCTACAGGGACTacaattgggaagaagatttgctatggtaccgcggaaaacTGGTAGTTCCGGACTCAGAACCTCTGAAAGAGCGACTattgagggaattccatgactcccccctGGCAGgtcacccaggccaacaaaggacgCTCAAACTCATCAGCaggaactactggtggcctggAATGAAGTCTTCTgcaaaagaatgggttgaatgctgtccagttt TGATTGCCCTAAAACCCTTGGAAGTCCCCCCTTACCCATTCCATACCATATCGTACGACTTCATCACCGGGTTTCCCAAGTCCCAGGGCCACGATGCTATCCTTGTGGTTATCGActcattctccaagtttggtcaCTTCATTCCCACGTCCAAGAAGGTCACGTCCAAGGGATTGGCGGATTTATTTGTAAAgcacgtctggaaactccatggttTGCCAATCAGAACCGTCTCGGACCGAGGAACCACGTTCACCGGCAAGTTTCTCAGGGCACTCTATCAAAGGCTGGGGATCAAACCATCCTTTTCCTCCgcttaccacccagaatcCGACGGGCAGACGGAAagggtcaaccagttcatcgaGTTCTACCTGAGGTCATACGTAGCAGCCGACcattcagactgggccacctggctccctttggcagaataCGCGTATAACAATGCCAAACACGCGTCTACAGGAAAGACCCCCTTTGAACTAGTCTATGGAAGGAATCCAGTAATGAATCCCTCCAATGTCCcagccaacgtaccagaggcAGATGAGGTAGCAAACACACTAGCCCgcgaatggaaagaagccgaATCAGCCCTCAGGTTAAGCAAGGAACAAATGATCAGAAACCAGGGAACAATACCGGAGTATCTTGTAggggaaaaagtctggcttgATGGGAAGAACGTGGAACTCAGGACCAATTCCAACAAGTTAGATCCCAAGCGACTGGGACCATTTGAGATCACGGAAAAAgtctccagccacgcctatCGATTAAAACTCCCAGATACgctgaaaatccatgatgtgttctACGTAGGGTTGCTTTCCAAAAGTCAtgaatccccaagtcaaccatttccagaacaaccccctcctgaaacaatagaaggggaagaagaatacgaagtggaacagatcattgattCCAAACGGCaacaagggaaatggttctacctagtcaaatggaagggttatggtccggaagacaattcctgggaacctgAGGAGCTCTTGGAGAACAGTCaagaggagatccaacgcttcaacaagtcgcgactaaaaaaggctcgtgactccgccaagagcctttaa
- a CDS encoding Retrotransposable element Tf2 protein has product MATRSRPPSRARSPVDQGQLEPLFLPASPELGKISLKRVIRLLWGLQSQVDRIEQALLEQAKVSQEVQTNVENILQMVNTVKDGLAQLQHAQGPHTPEEQKPPAVEETPRAAPKAEPIGKAQPFLGAPAPIISTGAPWRNPLSLFNPYPSSSFPLGPAPAPQGPPPAPIVTPAQPPVPSTVKVDHPDAFKGKIGSEAKQWLTRMLAWVCLNQRQFPSDLEVLSFLLMNMEEAAGAWAHPHLDQLGSHRALIQTVDEFKNKFLAAFGNPDATRAAEQKITSLTQTSTCAKYITKFRTLQMELDWNNAALRGQFARGLHWEVQRQIATRERQPQILRELQDAALIIDNALCKEQASHPQQGSKPGKTSSTPNQGASTGQQATKTGPLSSNPNYVLEEERNRRCTEGLCVKCGKAGHKFAKCRTGWKATPREDKGKAKETAKTGKDSKYQLGKEIAPLFTIPIQPEKQAESLEVLIDSGATSSFLHPCTAELLRLPLIDLPIPRIVTMLNGSSPQAGKIWKKAVLTFSLDGKKITETFLICNTGSHAAILGLKWLEAHNPDIDWNTHTLTFPHTTPKHVAIAEEEEADKNPLEGVPSEYHQYAKVFGEEEFNKLPPHRHYDIGIELTEEGPLNLPLYSMTDAKSATLKDWLRDKLKAGKIHPSKSSISSPVMFVPKKDGSRRLVVDYRRLNNRTKKNVYPLPCPDDLMAQLCGAKIFTKLDLRWGYNNVQVKEGNKWKTAFRTKYGLYKSLVMTFGLTNAPAAFQHFMNKLFKDLLDVCIIIYLDDILIYSKDDTTHTQHVHEVLQRLLDNQLFCKASKCTFHVTSVEYLGIIVLDKGFSLDKLKIQAVQEWPVPTKVKEVQSFLGFANFLR; this is encoded by the exons atggcaacccgttcccggccaCCCTCTCGAGCCCGCTCCCCTGTTGATCAGGGACAGCTGGAACCCCTCTTTctgccagcctcccctgagcttggcaaaaTATCTCTCAagcgggtcatccgcctTCTCTGGGGACTCCAATCCCAGGTTGACCGCATCGAGCAGGCCCTCTTGGAACAAGCCAAAGTTAGCCAAGAGGTTCAAACCAATGTTGAGAACATCTTGCAAATGgtcaatactgtcaaggatgggcttgcccagctcCAGCACGCCCAGGGtccccacaccccagaagaacaaaaaccccctgcggttgaggaaactcccagggccgcgcccaaagctgagcctattggcaaggctcaacccttccttggggccccagcccccatcatctccacaggggcTCCCTGGCGCAACCCCCTCTCATTATTCAACCCATacccttcctcctccttccctttgggaccggctccagccccccaaggacctccaccagcgcctaTTGTCACCCCGGCGCAGCCTCCAGtcccctccactgtaaaggtggaccacccagatgccttcaaaggcaaaatagggtcagaggccaaacaatggctaacacgcatgttggcctgggtttgCCTCAACCAGAGGCAGTTCCCCTCggacctggaggtcctcAGCTTCCTTCTCATGAACATGGAGGAAGCggcaggggcctgggcccatccccacctggaccaactagggtcccatcGCGCACTCATCCAAACTGTGGATGAGTTCAAGAACAAATTCCTGGCTGCTtttggcaacccagatgcAACCAGAGCAGCAGAGCAGAAAATCACTTCCCTCACTCAGACCAGCACTTGTGCCAAATATATTACTAAGTTCcgcacgctgcaaatggaacttgactggaacaacgccgcGCTCCGCGGCCAATTTGCGCGAGGacttcactgggaggtccaaagACAGATTGCCACAAGGGAAAGGCAACCCCAAATCCTGAGGGAGCTACAAGACGCTgccctcatcattgacaacgccctctgCAAGGAGcaagccagccacccgcaacaGGGTAGTAAGCCTGGTAAAACTTCTTCCACCCCCAACcagggggcaagtaccggccaacaggccacaaaaaccggtcccctctcctccaatcccaactacgtcttggaagaggaacgcaACCGCCGCTGCACAGAAGGTCTCTGTGTGAAATGCGGCAAAGCAGGGCATAAGTTTGCCAAATGCAGGaccggctggaaggctacccccagggaggataaggggaaagccaaggaaaccgccaagactggcaaagactccaagtaccaattgggaaaaga AATTGCACCCCttttcacaattccaatacAGCCAGAAAAACAAGCGGAAtcattagaagtcctgattgattcaggtgccACATCATCCTTCCTACACCCCTGTAccgcggaactactccgccttccactcattgatctCCCTATACCCCGTATTgtcactatgctcaatgggtcaagcccccaggctggcaaaatctggaagaaggcagtcctgaccttctcccttgatggcaagaaaataacagagaccttccttatatgTAATACTGGTTCTCACGCTGCTAttttgggattgaaatggttggaggCCCACAACCCGGATATTGATTGGAATACGCACACCCTTACCTTCCCTCACACAACCCCcaaacacgtggccattgctgaggaagaggaagcagataagaaccctcttgaaggagtaccctctgagtaccatcaatatgccaaggtatttggggaagaagaattcaacaaacttCCTCCTCACCGGCATTATGACATCGGAATTGAACTCACGGAAGAAGGACCTTTGAATTTGCCCCtctatagcatgactgatgccaaatccgccacgctcaaggactggctcagggacaaactcaaggctgggaaaatcCATCCCAGTAAATCATCCATtagttcccctgtcatgtttgtacccaaaaaggatggctcccgccgattggttgttgactaccgccgccttaacaaccggaccaagaagaatgtaTACCCGCTGCCCTGTCCTGATGatcttatggcccagctctgtggCGCCAAAATCTTCACTAAACTAGATCTACGTTGGGGATATAACAACGTCCAGGTAaaagaaggcaacaaatggaaaacggccttccgCACTAAGTACGGCCTATACAAGTCCCtagtcatgacctttggcttaaccAACGCCCCcgctgccttccaacatttcatgaacaaattgtttAAAGATCTGTTAGACGTTTgcatcatcatttaccttgatgacatcctgatctactccaaggatgacacAACTCACACGCAacatgttcatgaagtcctGCAGCGGCTATTGGATAACCAACTGTTTTGTAAGGCATCAaagtgtacattccacgtcacttctgtggaatacctgggaatcattgtcttggataagggttttagcctggataagctcaagatccaggcagtacaagaatggccggtCCCCACAaaggttaaagaagtccaatcattcttagggtttgccaacttcctccgttga
- a CDS encoding Retrotransposable element Tf2 protein — protein sequence MARPLHNLVKKDMPWDWGNKEQEAFQGLKDAITNAPVLCHADPTKPYFLETDALGAALGSILSQRQEDGRLHPLGFLSESFKGAKQNYNTHDKELLAIICSFKYWRIFLEGTIHPVTVFTNHRNLEYWKESQMFNRCHARWHLLLAGYNFLL from the coding sequence atggccaggccattgcataacctggtcaagaaagacatGCCCTGGGATTGGGGTAAcaaagaacaggaagccttccaaggacTAAAGGACGCAATCACCAACGCACCGGTTCTCTGTCACGCAGATCCAACAAAACCCTACTTCttagaaacagatgcattgGGCGCAGCCttaggttccatactcagccaacgtcaggaagacggccgcctCCATCCGCTAGGTTTTCTatctgagtcattcaagggtgccaagcagaactacaacacccatgataaggaacTTTTGGCTATCATTTGCTCCTTCAAgtactggcgtatcttcttggaaggaaccatTCACCCTGTCACCGTGTTCACCAATCACCgcaacctggagtactggaaggagtcccaaATGTTCAACCGTTGCCACGCTAGATGGCACTTGCTGTTAGCAGGTTATAACttcctgttgtag
- a CDS encoding Retrotransposable element Tf2 protein: MPMKVMTFVPKKDGSCRLVVDYCCLNNWTKKNMYPLPRPNDLMVQLCGAKVFTKLDLQWGYNNVWVKEGDKWKTAFHTKYSLYKSLVMTFGLTNAPAAFQHFMNKLLKDLLDVCVIIYLDDILIYSKDDVTHTQHIHKVLQQLMENQLFCKASKCMFHVTSVEYLGIIVLDKGFSLDKLKIQAVQEWPTPTKVKEVQLFLGFANFLHWFVANFSHMARLLHNLVKKDTQWKWDTKEQEAFQGLKDAITNAPVLCHANPAKPYFLETDASSAALGSILSQQQEDGHLHPLGFLSESFKGAKQNYDTHNQELLAIIRSFEYWRIFLEGTEHPITVFTDHCNLEYWKESCTFNCCHARWHLLLASYNFQIVYCPGKQSSKPDALSCRSNHANIPPANQTMLPDPIFANVAVITPEKELQRQIEAALDQDKSLEEILQFLQNESKAPPSIRQAFKDYKMEAGLLFYQGKIVVPDVGALQMDLLRIFHNSPLASHLGRQRTLELVSQSYYWPGIRADTYWHMDSCETCQRIRKPKYTSIPPQPLELPTQPWQHVSYDMIVDLPKDRINNSILVIIDSFTKYGIFVKCSKKLKAPKLVDLFLEHVWKRHGMPEKTISNRGQVFNNKFLQALYKRLGIDPHFSLAYHPQSDGQTEQVNPSIEHFLRAYSGVNQRDWTKWLPMAEFAYNNAVHSSTGKTPFKALYGWEPTLTPSNVPTNVPEADNLAQTMEAQWKEVESALQLSKQQMVAGSEGNPTEFEVGEEVWLDAKNIKLKTLSPKLTEQHLGLFKVTEKISDWAYCLELPPTMRVHNVFYVGLLSKVKQDNNWAFKNCPPPVTVDGEEEYKVKGITDTVEQNSEWFFRVRWKGYRSEENMWEPWENLKNAGKILKKYKEEMKKKALGAAKALRGGAVL, from the coding sequence atgccaatgaaggtcatgacatttgtccccaagaaggatgggTCCTGCCGTCTAGTAGTTGACTACTGTTGCCTAAATAACTGGACAAAGAAAAACATGTACCCACTTCCCCGTCCCAATGACCTCATGGTCCAGctctgtggtgccaaggtcttcactaaATTAGACttacaatggggttacaacaatgtctgGGTTAAGGAAGGGGACAAGTGGAAAACTGCTTTCCACACCAAGTACAGCTTATACAAATCCTTagttatgacctttggtttGACCAATGCACctgctgccttccaacacttcatgaacaagttgCTTAAAGACCTTCTGGATGTAtgtgtcatcatctaccttgatgatatcctaaTCTATTCAAAGGATGACGTAACTCACACTCAACACATTCACAAGGTTCTACAACAACTGATGGAAAACCAAttattctgcaaggcatccaaatgCATGTTCCATGTCACATCAGTGGAATACCTAGGAATAATTGTATtggataagggtttcagcttggataagctcaaaatccaagcTGTTCAGGAGTGGCCAACCCCAACTAAAGTCAAGGAggtccaattgttcctagggtttgccaatttcctacattggtttgttgccaatttcagccacatggccaggctGCTGCATAACCTAGTAAAGAAGGATACGcaatggaaatgggatactaAGGAgcaagaagccttccaaggtCTAAAGGACGCCATCACAAATGCCCCAGTCCTTTGTCACGCCAACCCTgccaaaccctacttcctggaaacagatgcttcCAGCGCAGCCCTAGGTTCTATACTGagccaacaacaagaagatgGACACTTACACCCCTTAGGTTTCCTATCAGAGTCATTTAAAGGCGCCAAACaaaattatgacacccacaatcaGGAACTTTTGGCAATAATTAggtcctttgagtattggcgtatattcctggaaggaacggAACACCCCATCACTGTCTTCACTGATCACtgcaacttggaatactggaaggaatcctgCACATTCAATTGTTGCCATGcaagatggcacctactccTTGCCAgctataacttccagattgtatACTGTCCCGGCAAGCAATCCagcaaaccagatgccctatCCTGCCGCTCCAATcatgccaacattccaccTGCCAACCAAACCATGTTGCCTGACCCCATATTTGCCAATGTAGCTGTAATCACGCCTGAAAAGGAACTCCAGCGCCAAATTGAGGCTGCTCTGGACCAGGACAAATCCCTAGAagaaatattacaattcctTCAGAATGAGTCTAAAGCACCCCCATCCATTAGACAAGCCTTCAAGGACtacaaaatggaggcagGTCTACTGTTCTACCAAGGAAAAATTGTGGTCCCAGATGTAGGAGCCCTGCAAATGGACTTGCTAAGGATTTTCCACAACAGTCCCCTGGCCAGCCACCTGGGTAGGCAACGCACCTTGGAACTGGTCTCCCAGagctactactggccaggaaTCCGCGCAGACACTTACTGGCACAtggattcctgtgaaacctgTCAACGGATAAGGAAACCAAAGTACACGTCcatcccacctcagcctTTGGAGCTCCCAACAcaaccctggcaacacgtatcctatgacatgattgtggaccTACCAAAGGACAGGATTaacaactcaatcctggtcatCATTGATAGCTTTACTAAATACGGtatatttgtcaaatgctccaagaaactcaaagcaCCCAAGTTGGTGGACctgttcctggaacacgtatGGAAGCGTCATGGCATGCCAGAAAAGACCATATCCAACAGAGGGcaagtcttcaataacaaattcctacAAGCCTTGTACAAGCGGCTGGGCATTGATCCACACTTTTCCTTGGcataccacccccagagtgatggacaaacggaaCAGGTAAATCCCtctattgaacacttcctcagggcttactcaggggtcaatcaacgggactggacaaaatggttaccaatggcagaGTTTGCTTACAATAACGCGGTCCATAGTAGCACAGGGAAGACTCCTTTCAAAGCCttatatggatgggaacctaccCTAACCCCATCCAATGTGCCAAccaatgtcccagaagcagacaaccttgcccagacaatggaagcacaatggaaggaggtgGAATCTGCCCTCCAACTGTCCAAACAACAAATGGTGGCTGGAAGTGAAGGAAACCCAACAGAATTTGAGGTTGGGGAAGAAGTTTGGCTTGATGCCAAGAACATCAAACTTAAGACCCTAAGTCCCAAGTTAACAGAACAACACCTGGGACTGTTCAAAGTCACTGAGAAGATCTCTGATTGGGCTTACTGCCTAGAACTACCTCCAACAATGCGGGTCCACAACGTCTTTTACGTAGGATTATTGTCCAAGGTCAAACAAGACAACAACTGGGCCTTCAAAAACTGTCCGCCACCTGTTACTGTggatggggaggaagaatacaaggtcaaaGGCATAACGGACACAGTGGAACAAAACAGTGAATGGTTCTTTAGAGTcagatggaagggatacagGTCAGAAGAGAATATGTGGGAACCCTGGGAAAACCTGAAGAAtgcggggaaaattttgaagaagtacaaggaagaaatgaaaaagaaggctcttggtgctgccaaggcccttagagggggggcagtgttgtag
- a CDS encoding Retrotransposon-derived protein PEG10 yields MEPEPTLASLLEAIQTLTSQVGSLQAQIHTQGQQLSELKAICKETNNLVGDKDQGGAQTKPGPSTGPVTPPTHTGGEAHTPGTVRPGLKAPFRPSRGTGFDSEEEEEPRRPKKEPQGTPRRHLGSLTPFDAGSSVKRPKMDLPDPYKGDTRGRKATQWLDRMMLWVALHRDQFDEEEQMVVWILYHMTDKAADWALPIIGAIIKGEGNPPTTIQALTGKFKEAFADPDAKRAAARKIAALSQTTTTSEYVTEFRNLMAELDWNEEAYIAQFTRGLHWKVKELLSTKDSVPDKLEAIFAASIKIDNICRENEENRPKKAPARSPATVATTSTTTTQRVRLSEDPNYVTPEERDRRRASGLCVKCGQKRHGIKQCPNGWKATTKETAKIGEVVESEKE; encoded by the coding sequence atggaaccggagccgacccttgcctctctccttgaggctatccaaaccctcaccagccaagtcgggtccttgcaggcccaaatccacactcaaggccaacagctctctgagctcaaggccatatgcaaggagaccaacaacctcgttggagacaaggaccagggcggagcccaaaccaagcctggcccatcgactgggcctgtcactccccccacacatacagggggagaagcccacactccaggcacggttaggcctggactcaaagcCCCATTCCGGCCTTCCAGAGGAACCGGgtttgactcagaggaagaggaagaaccaaggcgccccaaaaaggagcctcaaggaacgcctaggaggCATCTAGGGTCcctaaccccctttgacgcagggtccagcgtaaaacgGCCTAAAATGGATCTCCCTGACCCATATAagggagacaccaggggccgcaaagccacccaatggctggacagaatgatgctctgggtagccctccaccGGGACCAATTCgacgaggaggagcagatggtcgtgtggatcctctaccacatgaccgaTAAGGCCGCAGATTGGGcgctccccatcattggggcaatcatcaagggagaagggaaccctcctaccaccatccaggccctaacgggcaaattcaaggaggcatttgccgatccagatgccaagagggccgccgccaggaaaattgcggcactctcccaaaccaccacaacctccgagtacgtcacggagttccgcaacctcatggcggaattagactggaacgaggaagcctacattgcgcagttcacgcgaggcctccactggaaggtgaaggaatTGCTATCCACCAAAGATAGCGTTCCTGACAAACTCGAAGCAATTTTTGCGGCTTCcataaaaattgacaacatttgCCGCgaaaacgaggagaaccgcccgaAGAAGGCACCCGCCaggtccccggccaccgtggccactacctccactaccaccacacaacgggtccgcctatcgGAAGACCCTAATTACGTCACCCCGGAGGAgagggaccgccgccgcgcgtctggcctttgtgtcaagtgtgGTCAAAAAaggcatggcatcaaacaatgccccaacggctggaaggccacgaCCAAGGAGACCGCCAAGATAGGGGAAGTTGTGGAGTcggaaaaagagtaa